DNA sequence from the Methanolobus sp. ZRKC5 genome:
CCATGAGGGTAGACGTTTCAAAGTTAGTGATCCTGAAAAGGAAAAAGTCAAAAATAAGTATTCCTATCAGTGTAAAGGCAGCAGTCACATAGGAAAGAAGCACGGTTTCATGAGCTTCGAGTCCCAATCCTGTGTATACCATTGCATTGCGGTAGCTCTCACTGGTAGCATTATCTGAACTCTGGCGAAAAACATCGAAATCCTTTACAAGCCATCTGAAGTTTGCAGAAGTGAACTTGCAGCTATGATAATACCAGTTCTCATTGTACAGCCTGACCACCTGCGCAGATATAATGTTCAATTTGCCCGACAGTTTGCTGTCCTTCACCTGTGATTGTAGCGTGTTCTTCAGTTTTCCCGGCAAAATCATTGAACCAGTCCAGCCAGCGCTCATAGACTCTTTGGTAATCAGTGCCGTCAGGTTCTGTGATCTCCCTGTCCATAAGCAACCAGAACATGTTGTTTGCAACAGCCACATTCCTTGCATCAAGCAGGCGCTGGTCTTCTTTGCCGTATTCTGCTATCCTGGTTTTTATTTGCGCTCGCATGCGTATGTTGCGGGAAGCCTCATCCATGGAAATTCCCCATTTGTCTGCAATCTTAGCGATTAGGGCGGATTGTCCCCTGTCCATTATGTCAGAAGGTTTGAGACAGTCATCTAATGCACTGTAGGTGAGTATATCCGAGAAAACCTTGCCTGAGTTTTCTTCCCATTTTTCATTGACCTCAGCAACCTGCATGACCCGCCGTTTCATTGTCATACTTCCTGCTATTCTGGTATTGGCGCAGACAATGACCGCATCAGTGGCTTTGAAGGACGCAGGCGGAACTCCAAGTGTATTTACTATTCTCTCGTAGACTGCATCTGTGGATGAGCCATGTATGGTTCCTATTACTGAGTTTCCAGCGGCACCTACCTGCATGGCTTCATATAGAGCAGCTACCTCTGGTCCCCTCACTTCTCCCATAATGAGGGATGAACTGCCAAGTCTCAGGGATGCTCGCAGTGCTACAGTTGGCTCTATCTCAACGCCGTACTTCATTATGGCAGATTGCGAGTTAAGCCCCTGGACTTTCCAACCCATTTCCTGGAACTGTTCAACAGGTATCTCAGGTGTGTCCTCAATGGTTATCATGCGGTATTTTTGTGGCATTTCCATGAGCAAGGCACACATAAGTGAAGTCTTTCCGGCTCCAACACCCCCTGCAACAAGGACAGAAGCCTGTCCGTCCATGATAAAACTGAGAAGGCCTGCAGTGAGTGCTGAGATGGAACCGTTATTGATGAGTTTAGGGAGTGTCCAGGGGTCCTTTGCGTGTTTCCTGAATGCATAGGCTATCCCTTTTGCACTAAGGGGATCTCCAATGACTGAAACACGTACTCCATAGTCCCTGAGGAACATTTCAAGTACAGGTGTCGCTTCTCCAAAAGGACGTCCGCTAATGGAACGAAGTCTTGAGACCATGGATTCCATATCTTCCTGGGAAAGATAGATGTTAGTTACACATTCCTCGCCATCCAGAACCACATGAACCGGATTGCGGTCTGCCGGTGCATTTACATAGACATCAGTGACACGTTCATCTGACAGCAGGTCCTCAAGTATCCCGAGTCCGGTAGTATATTTCGTCAGCAGGCCACTGCAGATATTCATCTTTGCAGGGTTGCAGGTTATATCGTCAACGTCCTTCTCTTCGAGCAAAAGCTGCTTGCTAAGCCTGCGGAAATATTCCCTTGAGTTAGCCGGGTCGGCAAACTGCAGGTCCACAGGCCGGTGCATTATCATCTTCTTCCTTACTCTCTCTATTAGTTTGAGTTCCTTTTCTTCAAGGGAGTATTCCATTGGGTTGATGATGTACATTTTCTCAGGACGGTCCGCTAACTGATATATGTTCACAGGCAAATGTCTCTCATCCTGATAACTGATGTCGTAACATTCCTGGAATATGGTATTGTCCGGTGGTTCTGTGTAGATCCTGGATGTGGAAAAAGGAGGTCTTACATAGGACCTGAGATGTTTTTCATAGTCAACTTCGCATTCTGTGCCGAATTCTCCAGAGCTTTCAGGACCAATGCCTTTTGTTATTCTTTTTGAAATGGAATTCATTTCACAGAGGATGCCTGTGAAATTCTTCCTGCATAGCACACATTCGTCCCGGATATCAGACAACTGATCTTTTGCTTCGTTGTATTCAATTAGCTTGTCAATTATGTAACAGGTTTTAAGTGGATCAGTTCCTGACGATTCAAGTATCATGTTCATTATGCTTGCGTGCTCTTTTCTGCACTGCTCATTGCTCTGACATGTTTCAGGTACGATTTTTGAACTTTTGTAGGATATCAGCTTGTCTTTCAGGCCGGACATCAGGTATATCGTTGCAAGTGATTTTCCCTCATAGTCTCTTTCGTAGAGTTTTGAAAGAGTGACCCTTCCTGCAACAGGTTCTTTCTGGAGGATATTGAATATCTTCTTTCTGCATTGTTCATCTTCAAAAGTGGATTCATGGTCGCATTCCTTGCAGTCAATGGTTATGGTTTTGCTATTTTTTGAGACCTTTGACCTGTAAGGGCAGCCTTTATCATCATTTTCCTTTTTCCCTGCAAGTAAGGAAACACCTGAACGGAATTTGCTTAAAATCCTGTTGATCTTTTTCTTATCACCAGGCAGATCATTAACAGGCATTCGTTCAGAAAGTACCAGTTGCATTTGTTGGTATTGTATGATATTATTGGTGTCGTTTTTCAATATCAGGTCGTTTTCTATTTTTTCAAATGTCACGTTTTTATCCCACCAAGTAAGTTTTTTTAAGAAACAGAATAATCTATTAAAAGTTTTCGAAATTAATTTCCAACAATTTAATTTTTTACACACTTATTTTTTAGAAAGTTGTTGTTCCTTTTCCGGTCAACCTGCAACAAGCGTTAATATAATACTTTCACATAACTTCCCACTGGACTTTATATTCCCGAAGCATAATTTGTTTTAGAGGCCGGAGATTCTACATGGGTATATACACTGTTTCACAATTGAATGAATACATAAAACAGGTTCTTACACAGGATCCGCAGCTAGGGCAGGTATGGGTGCGGGGTGAGATCTCAAATTTGACGAAACATAGTTCCGGTCATTATTATTTTACTCTGAAGGACAAGGGAGCTCAGATAAGTTGTGTGAGCTTTCGGATGACCAATCGTACTCTTAAGTTCGAACCGGAGGCCTCCATGAAGGTTCTGGTTTTTGGAACAGTGGATGTCTATACCGTGCGTGGGCAGTATCAGTTGCGGGTACTGGATATGCGTCCTGACGGAATCGGTGAACTCTACAAGGCGTACGAACAACTTCGTAACCGGTTACAGGAAGAAGGTCTGTTCGAAGTGGTCCACAAGAAAAAGATTCCTCGTTTTCCATCAAAAGTGGGTGTTGTTACGTCACCCACAGGTGCTGCAGTCCACGATATTATCCATGTGCTCAAACGAAGGTTCCCTGTAGATATACTGCTAAGCCCTGCAATAGTACAGGGAGATAATTCTGCTGAAAGCATCGTCAGGTCTCTTGAGCATCTCAACAGGACCGATGTTGATGTGATCATTGTTGGCAGGGGTGGTGGTTCGCTGGAAGACTTGTGGTCTTTTAATGAGGAAATAGTCGCAAGGGCAATATTTGACTCAGCAGTGCCGATAATCTCAGCAGTGGGTCACGAAACAGACTATACGATCGCTGACTTTGTTGCTGATGTAAGGGCGCCAACTCCATCGGCTGCGGCAGAGATTGCAGTTCCTGAAAAGTCAGACCTTAAGACGCATGTGCTTTCCTTGACATCACGTATGCAGCAGGCTACAATACATTTCATATCCGGCAATAGAAATCAGGTGGATTACCTTTCTTCCAGGATCGATCATGAAAGGTTTGCTGAAATACTGCGACGTGATATGCAAAGAGTTGATGAGCTCAGTTCCCGCATAGAGTTTGGTGTCAAAAAAATAATAGAATCAAAGGTATCATCTCTTTCCGGGGTTGCCGGTCGGTTGAACGCAGTAAGTCCTTTGAATACGCTGGAGCGGGGTTACAGTATCGCTCTTCGCAATACTGACCACAGTGTTGTCAGAGGTATTGATGATGTAAGTCCTGATGAATGTTTGGATATCAGGGTAATCGACGGTACCTTGGAGTGCAGGGTGACAGGCGTTAAGTCAGAAGAGCGAAGCATTGGTGAGAAGAAGAGTTGAGTTTATGAAGGAAAAGAAGAATGAGCCTGAAGACCAGGATGAAATGAGTTTTGAAAGCTCCCTGGAAGAGCTGGAGTCTCTAGTAGAGAAGCTTGAAAAGGGTCAGTTGACCCTTGATGAGAGTCTTGGGATATTTGAGCGTGGCATGAAACTTGCACGTGTGTGCAATCAGAAGCTCTCAAAAGCTGAAAGAAAGATTGAGATACTAATTGAAGAGAATGGGAAACTGAAAACTGAATCATTCAGTGATGAATAATTCTAATCTGGGGGAGTTTGAAGGGAATGGGTTTTGACGGTCAAAAATACGAAAAATTCTCAAAGCCTCAGCAGGACTGGGGAAGCAGGTTGATGGATGAGCTTGATCTTCAGGGCGATGAATGTATCCTTGATCTTGGTTGTGGTAACGGTCTTCTCACAGAAAAGCTGGCAAAAAAAGTGCCTGATGGGAGGGTTGTAGGAGTTGACAGTTCTGTCTCAATGCTTGAGCAGGCTAATTATCACAAGGCTGACAATATGGAGTTTCGCCTGCTGGATATGGAGGACATGATTATTGAGGAAAAATTCGATGTTATTTTTTCTAATGCTGCCCTACACTGGGTCAAAGATCACTCCCATGTCCTCAATACTATTCATGACTCTCTAAAAAGTAATGGAATAATGAGGGTGCAATTTGCCGGAAAAGGTAACTGTATACATATTGCTGGTGTAATGATGGAGGCAATATCCTCTCCAGAATTCGAATCAGAATTCAGGTCCTTTGAATGGCCGTGGTATATGCCTGATAAAGGTGAGTATGAAGAACTGCTCCGCTTGTCAGGCTTCGAACAATACCGGGTCTGGATAGAAAATGCGGACCGCAATTTTCCTGATGATGAATCGTTTGTCGGGTGGATAGAACAGCCAAGCCTTGTTCCGTTTGTGTCTGTTCTTTCGGAAGATAGAGCTTCTCTTTTCAGGGATTTCGTAGTTGACAAAGCAAAAAAAGTAGCCGGACAGCCGGACGGGACTTATTTTGAATTTTTCAGAAGGCTAAATATATTTGCTGTCAAAAAATAAAAAAATGGGATGAATCAGGCAGAGTCTATTCCTGTCTCTTTCTGATCATTCTCATCTTCCAGGTATCTTTTTGCTAACAGGAATGTACTGCTTCCTGTGAGTATCACCAGGAATATGGCAATTACAAGACTTTCGGTTGTGAAATCCTGCCATGAGTGTACTGATGCCCATATTCCACTCCTTGTTACAAAGGTTGCGAATATCACCAGCAGGAATGAAACTACTGCAAGCAGTGGTGCCAGGAATCCGTATTCACCGTGTTTTGTGCGTGTCTGGGCATGCAGGTATGCTGTGGCAGTTATCCAGGGTATTAGTGAAGATGTTTCCACAGGATCCCATGTCCAGTACCATGCGCCCCAGCCGAGGACTTCGTATGCCCAGAATCCTCCAAGTCCTATTCCAAGTGTGAGGAAGAGCCAGGCAATTCTCATCCAGTCTCTTGCTATCAGTGTCCACTGTTCATCCTTTGTGAGAAGGTTAGAAATGGCAGATGCGAATGGTATGGTGAAAGCTGCATATCCAAGGAAGAGTACTGGCGGATGCACAGCCATCCAGGGATTGCGCAAAAGCGGGTTCATTCCCTGCCCGTAGGGTACATCATAAAGTATAGCGAACGGGTTCCAGTTAGTTGCTTCAACCGTGCCAGTTGGCAGTATCTGGTACGCAGAAAATGGATTATCAATGACAAGCAATAGCAGGAACACGGATACAACTATCATGGATATCATTCTTGTGATGTCCATCATCTTTGTTTCAACAAGTTCTTTTGTGTGTCCTGTGTAGCGGAGCAGCAAAAGCATCACGAGGGTTGCCCATGTCCAGAGTAGAAGAGATCCTTCCTGTCCGGCCCAGAAGGCTGATATTCGATAGAACCACGAAAGATCGGTGCTGGAATGATTGAATACATACTCATAGGAAGCATTGACACTAAGCAGTTGTATTATGAGTATGAGTGCAGAGAGTGTAATACATGCTGTACACAACATTTCCAGCTTATTCCAGTGCATTTTTGCCCTGTGCTGCGATGATGTATAGTAACTAATTGAATAGAAGGTGGCACCCCATCCACAGATGAATGCCAGCCATATGAGGATCATACCTAAGTTCAAATCATCACCTCTTTCC
Encoded proteins:
- a CDS encoding type II/IV secretion system ATPase subunit; the protein is MTFEKIENDLILKNDTNNIIQYQQMQLVLSERMPVNDLPGDKKKINRILSKFRSGVSLLAGKKENDDKGCPYRSKVSKNSKTITIDCKECDHESTFEDEQCRKKIFNILQKEPVAGRVTLSKLYERDYEGKSLATIYLMSGLKDKLISYKSSKIVPETCQSNEQCRKEHASIMNMILESSGTDPLKTCYIIDKLIEYNEAKDQLSDIRDECVLCRKNFTGILCEMNSISKRITKGIGPESSGEFGTECEVDYEKHLRSYVRPPFSTSRIYTEPPDNTIFQECYDISYQDERHLPVNIYQLADRPEKMYIINPMEYSLEEKELKLIERVRKKMIMHRPVDLQFADPANSREYFRRLSKQLLLEEKDVDDITCNPAKMNICSGLLTKYTTGLGILEDLLSDERVTDVYVNAPADRNPVHVVLDGEECVTNIYLSQEDMESMVSRLRSISGRPFGEATPVLEMFLRDYGVRVSVIGDPLSAKGIAYAFRKHAKDPWTLPKLINNGSISALTAGLLSFIMDGQASVLVAGGVGAGKTSLMCALLMEMPQKYRMITIEDTPEIPVEQFQEMGWKVQGLNSQSAIMKYGVEIEPTVALRASLRLGSSSLIMGEVRGPEVAALYEAMQVGAAGNSVIGTIHGSSTDAVYERIVNTLGVPPASFKATDAVIVCANTRIAGSMTMKRRVMQVAEVNEKWEENSGKVFSDILTYSALDDCLKPSDIMDRGQSALIAKIADKWGISMDEASRNIRMRAQIKTRIAEYGKEDQRLLDARNVAVANNMFWLLMDREITEPDGTDYQRVYERWLDWFNDFAGKTEEHATITGEGQQTVGQIEHYICAGGQAVQ
- the xseA gene encoding exodeoxyribonuclease VII large subunit, which gives rise to MGIYTVSQLNEYIKQVLTQDPQLGQVWVRGEISNLTKHSSGHYYFTLKDKGAQISCVSFRMTNRTLKFEPEASMKVLVFGTVDVYTVRGQYQLRVLDMRPDGIGELYKAYEQLRNRLQEEGLFEVVHKKKIPRFPSKVGVVTSPTGAAVHDIIHVLKRRFPVDILLSPAIVQGDNSAESIVRSLEHLNRTDVDVIIVGRGGGSLEDLWSFNEEIVARAIFDSAVPIISAVGHETDYTIADFVADVRAPTPSAAAEIAVPEKSDLKTHVLSLTSRMQQATIHFISGNRNQVDYLSSRIDHERFAEILRRDMQRVDELSSRIEFGVKKIIESKVSSLSGVAGRLNAVSPLNTLERGYSIALRNTDHSVVRGIDDVSPDECLDIRVIDGTLECRVTGVKSEERSIGEKKS
- a CDS encoding exodeoxyribonuclease VII small subunit translates to MKEKKNEPEDQDEMSFESSLEELESLVEKLEKGQLTLDESLGIFERGMKLARVCNQKLSKAERKIEILIEENGKLKTESFSDE
- a CDS encoding methyltransferase domain-containing protein, which encodes MGFDGQKYEKFSKPQQDWGSRLMDELDLQGDECILDLGCGNGLLTEKLAKKVPDGRVVGVDSSVSMLEQANYHKADNMEFRLLDMEDMIIEEKFDVIFSNAALHWVKDHSHVLNTIHDSLKSNGIMRVQFAGKGNCIHIAGVMMEAISSPEFESEFRSFEWPWYMPDKGEYEELLRLSGFEQYRVWIENADRNFPDDESFVGWIEQPSLVPFVSVLSEDRASLFRDFVVDKAKKVAGQPDGTYFEFFRRLNIFAVKK
- the ccsA gene encoding cytochrome c biogenesis protein CcsA, which encodes MNLGMILIWLAFICGWGATFYSISYYTSSQHRAKMHWNKLEMLCTACITLSALILIIQLLSVNASYEYVFNHSSTDLSWFYRISAFWAGQEGSLLLWTWATLVMLLLLRYTGHTKELVETKMMDITRMISMIVVSVFLLLLVIDNPFSAYQILPTGTVEATNWNPFAILYDVPYGQGMNPLLRNPWMAVHPPVLFLGYAAFTIPFASAISNLLTKDEQWTLIARDWMRIAWLFLTLGIGLGGFWAYEVLGWGAWYWTWDPVETSSLIPWITATAYLHAQTRTKHGEYGFLAPLLAVVSFLLVIFATFVTRSGIWASVHSWQDFTTESLVIAIFLVILTGSSTFLLAKRYLEDENDQKETGIDSA